TTTTATACACGTGTCACTAGTTAGTGATAGTGGTTAACACTCAGTGTTGTACTCGTGTCACTTCGGTCATAGTAGTttatacacaagaataaaaaataaaagctcTAATGAATTACAAAAGACTTTAAATTTTTCAGTAAAGTATAGATGGATTGACACGTGTTAACTTAATTTTATACACGTGTCACTAGTTAGTGATAGTGGTTTATGTaaaggaataaaaaataaaaactatgaTGATCTAATAAATTATAAAAGACTGAATTTTTTGGTGAAATACAGTTCAGAAAATTGGACTGATATGTGTTAATTTAATTTTGTACAGGTgtcattaattatttttaaaaacaaaaatttggaTCTAATAAATGATAAAAAGACTTTGAACTTTTTAGTAGAATATAATTTTAAGAGAATTTGACTAACACATGTATCAACTTAGTGTCATTAATTAGTTGTAATAGTTTAGgcaaaagaacaaaaacaaaaactctATCTAATGAATCACAACCAGCTTTTAACTTTTCCCTAGAATGCAATTTTGAAAAAACTCAATACATGTGTTAACTCAATTTTCCGTAGAAGCTCTGAATATTGAACTAGCAATTTAGAAAACAATAGCATATATTTTGAGTTAAGTGGATTACAGCTTCTTATTTTTTGGTAGTCCTTTTCATTTGCGTCCATATATTAAAAATCCGTAAATGGTTGTCTTCAAAAATGTCATTTAATTTTGGTGGGTTTGTTAGTTTTGATTTGTTTCTGATCTCTAGTTATtataatttaattgaaaaaaatatatcaattaATTTGTTTGCCgtaattaaaattagtttagtataaaaatatatattagaataagctaaaattatttttgaatgtGAGTTTAATAATCAAATTGATatcttatatattattttttaaaggtTAATTTAATTATGTGCTGATATATTTACTCTAATGATGTTGCGAGCAGTGAAGATGTTAGCAATGGAATTTGACAATCCCATCTGCTTGATGAGCTTGTTCGCCATCTTTGATCTTTCGCTCCTTCACTCTCTCTGCCTCTCTCTGCTCCTTCCCGCCAAAACCACAAGCTTAACAGTTTAAAAAATGTcaccatattttatttttagataatATTTATATAATCTGGAATTTATCTTTCTTTGGGTCACTTGAAATTCAAACTTCTTTTTGTGTTATAGAAATTCAAACTTTATTTATATAGGCTGTAGGTCTGTaacattagtttttttttatttattttattttatcggAAGAAACTTTATCCTTAAATCTTTTTTCCCTTCGATCTTCGGGTATTGATTTTTACATTTTGTCTATATATGAACCTGCTAGATATAGTAGTTATTTACTTCTTTTTGGAATCGTAATAGgttttccttgtttttattttttagttcagCCTTCAAGCTCTCATTGGTTAATTAGTAGGCAACCCTCTAATTTATTTTTCTGAAACTATGACCGATTCCAACTGTCCACTCTCTAGGGAGTAAATTCGCAATCTTCCTCACAATAGTTCCAGGTGCTTAGTAATAATGCCCGTATTTTTGAGAAGTTCAACCACGAAGTTGGAGTTAGGTTTTAGGATAATTTTTTCGATATCTAATTCTCATGTTGTTTTTGGGCCATAAAAAGACGCTCTATAGTTATATTTACTCTCATACGAATATTATGAGGTTAGTTCAATTATAGACAATACAagttcttttttatgttttttttttttttgtgagtaGTTCTTTTTCATGTTATCATTGCTTTTGTCACTCTCTCTTTTggatttagaattgtttgatattttatttgaccCAGAGAAaacagtaattttttttttccttaaagtATCTTCTATTTCAATAGATTAAAGATCAATTGTGGATAAAacagtataattttttttagtcaagtgaATTGGACAACCCCAATCATAGACATAAACAGTATAATTTAGAAGTAGAATATTGATGAATTACAACATGTAatagttcttttgtttttaattatttgGTATATATTTTTGAACATATATTTTGTTTTTGGACACACCAATGGGACTAAGTCCAAAGAAATTACAAACTGTAATATTGGATATCATCACCATCATGACAATAACGTACCCAAACCTTTTTCTTTGTTGGGCCTTGGCCCTTCCATGTACCAAAAGGCATTAGGACCTCCTGCATAACATTCTAATCCTTAGAACTAATGTCAGTGTTTATTTATGGATTGGCTCATTTGaatatttttgttgttgttgttcatgACAACACCAACTGGATGCTGTGCGCGGTGTTTATGTGAAATTGTGAATAAAGTCATATAAACCACAAAGTATTAACTCCAAGATAGTGTGATTGCCTTAGTGTTGTGAGTTACAAGGATTATATACTAATGTTTTAATCTGAAATATTTCACTATTGAGCATAGTAAGGTATATTGGCTCTCCACAATATGTTTATAACTTTAATTTTTGAGATTatctaatttaaaaattaataaattacaaATGACCAAACTTTTTAGTAGAGTACAATTTCAGGAGAACTCAGACTAACATATCTGTTAACTTGATAACTTGGTCTTGCACAGATGTTATTAATTAGTCACAATAGTTGATGCAAAagaacaaaaattctaaagattGGTGTCATGAGGAACAACAACAAAAATATTCAAATGAGCCAATCCATAAATAAACACATTGACATAAGTTCTAAGGATTAGAAACGTTTTGCAGGAGGTCCTAACCCCTTTTTATACACGGAAGGGCCAAGGCCCAACAAAGAAAAAGGTGTGGATACGTTATCGTCATGATGTTGATGATATCCAATAACCAATATTACAGTTTGTAATTTCTTTGGACTTTGTCCCATTGGTGTGTCCAAAAACAAAATATATGTTCAAAAATATATACcaaataattaaaaacaaaagaactatTACATGTTGATGTTGTAATTCACCAATATTCTACTTCTAAGTTATACTGTTTTATCCGCAATAAAGAATTAGAagatattttaagaaaaaaaaaattactgcTTTCTATGggtcaaataaaatatcaaacaattctaaatccAAAAGAGAGGatgacaaaaaagaaaaaagaacttGTATTGTCTATAATTAAACTAGCCTCATAATATTCGTATGAGAGTAAAAATAACTATAGAGCATCTTTTATGGCCTAAAAACATGAGAATTAGATTTCgggaaaattattctaaaaactAACTCCAACTTCGTGGTTGAACTTCTAAAAAATCCGGACATTATTACTAAGCACCTGAAACTATTGTGAGGAAGATTGCAGATTTACTCACCAGAGAGTGGAAAGTTGGAATCGGTCATACTTTCAGAAAAATAAATAGAGGGTTGACTTCTTAACCAATGAGAGCTTGAAAGAAAAACCTATTACGattccaaaaataaataaataactactaTATCTACGAGGTTCATATATAGACAAAATGTAAAAATCAATACCCGAAGATCGAAGGGAAAAAAGATTTAAGGATAAAGTTTCTTccgataaaataaaataaataaaaaaaaactaatgttACAGACCTACAGCCTATATAAATAAAGTTTGAATTTCTATAACACAAAAAGAAGTTTGAATTTCAAGTGACCCAAAGAAAGATAAATTCCAGATTATATAAATattatctaaaaataaaatatggtgACATTTTTTAAAccgttaaaaacttaaaatatgaacaaacACCTAAATTAATTCTAACAAATTTTAAAtcgaatattttaatttttaattaatttttattattttaaaaatctttaacTGTTAGCTTCAAGCTCTTTCGGTTCCCCTTCACTAGAATCGAGGTCCTCCATTTCCTATTCTccgttattattattaattaaataagtaactaattaataaataaattgcaGGATGCATTGTCTCTGACTGAATTTGAGTTGATGGAACAATTGGACGTTGGGATGGCAGAAGTAAAATCTGCAATGGCACATATCAGTGAAGTTGTTTGTCCGCCTTGTCAAACTGTACTCCTAGCTGCTCATTTTCCCTTTAgatttcttttttaataattattttacacGAATTTTTCTTCAATTTGTTGAAAAACTGGTGGATATTGTGTTAGGCATTGCTTCTGATGGAGCAGCGAGTGCGCGATGAGAGATCGGCCGGTCATCTTCCAACTCGTTTGAGAGGATTAGATGAGGCCTTGTGTGGCGGCATACCCTTTGGTGTTGTGACAGAGTTGGTTGGTCCTGCTGGAATTGGCAAAACGCAGGTACATTATTAGGGTTTCTAGGGCTTAATTATTTGTTTGTTTACCTGCTTTATCAATGTCAGGATATCCATATCCATAAGTGACTTCATTAGTGTGTATGAATTTATTTATTCtaaattgtcattgttggatcgGCCAAGACTTTTGTACCAAAAGAAAGAGCTTTCCAGAGTGAGACATGTTTGTTTGCCAAGCTAGGTTATAGCTAATCAGTTAGTTATGAACATATAACTTATATACTGTATAAAAACATAAATACAATCATACAACTCTCTGCATAGTTGTGATTTACCATTATACAGCTCAATTCAATCATTGCCTCAACTCCCACTATCTGTTTAGCTCCTTTCTGTAGCACTTGTACAAGTTGACTGAAGTTTTGTCCATTGGAAATGCTTTCATCATATGAAAGAGCACCTGCATTATATTATAATCTGGTGCCTATTCTAAGTTATAAGAAAAGATGTGTATCGCATGTCCTTTGTTATATTCTTGGGGTTATGCATATGGATATGGGCATCTACATGCTTTCAGCAATTCCACCGGCTTGTAAAAGTATTGTTTTTCCAGTTATTGTTAATCGGATGGGTGAATTTTTATTTGCAGTTTTGCTTGAAGCTCTCCCTGCTGGCATCTTTGCCGGAAAATTGTGGAGGCTTAGATGGGCGTGTCATATATATTGATGTTGAATCCAAATTTAGTTCAACAAGGTATTTGAAGCACATGAGCTCTGTCTAGCTGCCCTGAATCATATGAATAAAATGCAGAATTCTTTATCTGTGAATTTCATTGTTTTTTTCCAGGTTGATACAGATTGGAATAGAGAATTTTCCTGAAATATTTCTCAAGAAAGGAATGGCACAGGAGGTATGCTGgttatttctttctctttttcttatctgGACTACGTTTTCATCCCAATTGAACTTGATAATCTCTATGAGCCTGATGAAAATTATCTTTGCTTGAGTTATTGCAGATGGCTGGTAGAATCGTTATTCTGCGTCCCACATCACTTTCTGAGTTCACTGAGAGGTGTGAATTTCCTTAAGACTTTAGCAAGGATGTTCAATTTTAGGTGCCGGAGTAGTGaatttaaagaaaagaaacatacTGATGATTGTTCATGTACAAAGAAACCTGTGTAGTCTTAAAGAGATTATGCAATAGTTTGGAGAAGACTGAACAGTAGAGGAAGGTCACGATGACATAACAAATACAAAGCTCTCATTAAGgacaaaaaacaaagaaatttaGACAGGGTTTGTGCATCTAAGTAGTTTTACTATTAGCTTAGACCTCGTTCAGAAGGGTCTGGTGTTCATGATTAACCTTCACGGAAGACTGAAAATTCCTCTGATCATTCTGATTGGTCCGTTCATGATTGCACAACAAGGCTTAGTGATCATGAACACACAATCAAAAGGATCAAAGGTGAAAGCCTGATACCGTGTGGGTTGATCCAcaatattattttttagttattttgcaAATTGGTCTGCCATATCTTATTGCTCCTGTTAAATTGTTTATGTACTGTGTGATGTGTTGATGCTACCAGTTTGCACCATGTCCAAGTATCACTCCTCCAGAAACAAGTGAAGTTGCTCATCATTGATAGCATGGCTGCCCTTGTTTTAGGGTGAGACTGACTTTTGGAcaataatgtgaacaatggaaTCAAATATTCTCATCAAAATTTTAAGTATATAGTGTTCTCCTCTTCATGGATGTCTCATGCATAGAAATTGGTTGGTTTTTCTATCCAGTGAGCATGATTGTGGAGCTTCTAGACAACAAGCATTGGGTTGGCATGTTTCTTTTATCAAGTAAGAACCATGAACCAATACGATCTTTCTTGTTACATGTATGATATTATTCTGAAGAGAGATTGTAATGCAATAATTCCTCTGAGGCTGTACTGATTATGCATGTCTCTAGGTCACTTGCAGAATTTTCACGAATTCCAATAGTAGTGACAAATCAAGTAAGATCTCAAATTGGTGATGAACCTCTTACGTTTTCCTTTCAAGGTATGATGGACAAACTATCTTTTGGAGACTTTCAACTCCTATATTGACATATAACTATCCCTTCTAAGCAGTACGAAGCCACTCTATAAAAAAAGAAGATCGTGCTGCATATGATTCTCATCTTGTTGCTGCTCTGGGCATTAACTGGGCTCATGCTGTGACCATCCGTCTTGTACTTGAGGCCAGATCAGGTTGGCTGTGTTTTTGTAGATGTGCTCACTTGATTTTCGAAAGCATTTTTCTGTAACAAATGCATGTAGATGGCTCCTCAGCATGAATCAAATTATTGGGATATGAGTAGGGATAATAAGTTCAAGTTATGGTTATGACTTCCAGATCAATATTCCAACTTTCAAGCATctattgtatatttttttatttgatgacTTACAATTTCCTATTATTTTAGCCAAAAGAGGAAGAAGTAAGAAATCAATACTGGTTTGTAATCTGCCCTTCTGTTTGTAAAAGAAGAATTTTGTGCATGAATGTTCATTGAATGTCTCTATACTCAGTTAAAATTCTCATAAGTTTTGGCTAGAAACTTCACACGTGATTTGAACTTGAAAATTACAAAGGTCTGATAAACTTTTAGCAATTAGATGAAAAGGGCAATGAGAGATAGGATTGGAGTACAAGATAACTATATCTTACTCAAAAGTCTGAATGACTGTGATGCATAGCACTAACCTTACTAACACAATATAACCTGGCTCAAGAAACACATGATCGATAATATTCTAACAAAATATGTCAGTCACCATTTGAATATTGCAATATGTGATTGTTGTCATACAAATTTAAATTCTAGAAGCTCATTTTCTTGCAGGTCAAAGATTTATCAAGTTAGCAAAATCTCCGATTTCTCCTCCTTTGGCTTTCCCTTTTAACATAACTTCATCAGGGTTGGTTCTTCTGGATGATGATGGGATAGAGATGAAAGGATCAGAAATAAACACTATCCACTGCCAAGGTTTGTCATTGAGCTTCCTATTAATCTGTTAGGCCCTGCTGAATTCATTTTAAGTGAGTAAAAAATATGAAGTGGAAGTGTGGAACTCAAAAATAAGCTTTATTCCCATGAAAAAAGTTTTCTCGTTCTGGAGGAAGTTTTACATGGATTGATGTGCTGAACATGATGTCTAAATTGTCTCCCTGCATGTAAATAAGATATAGTCATAGGTCAAAGCATTGCTGAAGTTAGTTTTCTCAAGATTCTAATAATTATGCTGAGTATTGCAATTTTTAAGTTACACTTTTTCCCTAGGATTTAAGTTCTCCTTTATCTGCTTTAATTGATTAAATCTCAAATAATTActtaccaaaattcaaattttcatgcAAATATGCAGGCCAAAAAGCTTTGTTCAATTCTGAATGGGTAAGGTTCCAAATGATCAGTCGGTTGTATCTTAGTGTATGTCATGTCACTTGATTTAGTTATACCTATATCCTTCTTCATTTTTCAGTGAATGTAGACTAGTTGCCTTAACCTGCTCAATTAATCCCTTTCTCCAAGACATTACAaggttagttttatttttatttgttttttgtgTTAATTTACAAGGTTTAATTGATATAAAATTCTTGCTTGTGGTGTATATATTATCGACTACTCTTTCATACTTGAGGTTATTTTAGTTCATGTTTTTGGTTTGTTTAATTGGGGTGGATAAGTGAAATTTATCTTATAGCATTTCGAAATATTTGGAGTTCGTTTTAATTGATAATTTCTAAGAAATGCAACGCAACAAGTTTAATGACTTCAGTTATCAATCTTGGCTCTGCTGAAATCGGATATTGTAGATTTTTATTCTTTACTTAGATTTAGACATGGTTAGTTTTATACTTTTCACAAAGGAATTTGTGATAAACTGACCATCAATGCAACCTTAGGGAATAGGTCTTATAAAATACTGAAAACGTGATTAGATGATTAACCTGTCAAGTTAACTAGGACTAATAACTTAGGTATCATGTTTAAGTGTGGCTCGCCAAGAAAAAAGAATGGTTGACTTCTTAGATTGCTCGCAGAAACTCTGCTTTTATATAAAGCTGCAAGTAGCATATTCAATGCACCATAATATATAGTTGCTAATGAAGACATGTATATGAAGTTGGTCAAACGTTTCAGACTTATATCGCAATTCTTAAAAGTGATCATTCTAGATTTCTAATATTGTAGCACAGGATATCAAACTTTGAGTTTTACCgaacaaatttttattaaaatattaagctTATGAGTTTACTTTACTCATATTTGAGTTTTTACGCAAGTTAATTCGATTTGAAAAGCTAAGATGATGAACTCGTAAGAATTCAAACTCAgattataaacttgcaagaagttACCTGTCAAGAATTTGGTAATCATGTTAGAAATCAATTTCTTGCTCAATGgaatcaaattatttttaaacataaaatatggaCTTTCAACAAGTCTAGTTCTAAAGTATCTGCCATAAATTTATTTCTTGTAAAAAAAAATGAATCCTTTTTATAACAGTCTATATATTATTTAGCATAGTCTATACATCGAGTAAATTGAAAATATCCAAACCCAAGATTTAGTTAGGGGATATTAAAATGGAGTGAAATTGAACAGAAGAAATATTTGTATTGGAAAAAATGTATAAAGTAGAAAATGGTTATGGATATTCAGCTGTAGAAGATGATAAAGGGATTTTAAATGAAAATAACCCACAAGTTTATAAAAATTGGTAAAACAGCTTTACTTTTTCTGAATACCATGGTCCATGGCATTTAGCATATGGATTGTTATTATTGCGATTGTTTCCCTATAGGTTAGCTAATAGCTATATGGCGTAATGTGTGTGCTTTTTGATGTGTAGGAGTCACTAATCGTTAATAAAGTAGGATTCTGTTTTTTACTTCATTACTCAGGTTTCAATATTGAATTGTTAAAAAATTGTTAACATTATCTTTCTTGATATATATTATGATTTTAATCAAaattcatttcctttattttcaaACTACTTCATACTCATATACTAAATTATAAATTCAATAGACCTCAACTTAAGCTCTTAACTTACAATTCTTTTTGGGTATTACTGGAAATTCAATATAaaagtttttcctttttttattggATTAAACATGCtaaatttaaaatattcaaaaatgcaTTGTTCTGATGTTTCATTTTTATTCTCAATATCTTCATTGCACAAATACAAATAATTACTGTTGTAATTACTTCTTAGTCAGAACCTATAATGTATTAGATACGGTCATACGGATACCCTCAAACATGTTAGTGCTACTTTCTATCCATCTTAATGTTACCATTTCAGCTAGTATTTAAGTTTTCGATTTCGATTTCGATTCAGAACTGGATATATGCATGATCCAGGATAATATAGTATTTACCCACCTTTCAGTCACCATTAGTGCTAGCATTTTGCCATTTGGGCAatagattattatttattaagatCAATTGCCATCTGATTTAAGACTGCTAGGTATCAAGTTCCCAAATACACAATCCTAGGGGAAATACCAATATAGTAGTAGTAAACTAGAAGGTGCAGCACGTGATTCTCGATTAGATCAAAGGTCCATATCTACCCTGTACATTGATCTTTGATATCTTAGGAATCGCATATGAATCACGATGCAACTTTTTAAGACTATCTAGtttgattcagaaattttaaCAAGAATATCTTGGCATGCACTCCATCCAGATTCAGCTTACAAGTAGCTTTTCTTTTCCTAAAGAACCGAGGAAAGGAACGTTTTCAATCTTAATAACACTAAAATATTTGGGACATAGTTTCTTGTCCACGGATAAAGAGGACAATATAGAATACTACCTAGTAGCTTTGGTTTCTTAATCGAGAGAAAGTGTTTGTGACAACAAGCCAAAGATTccactcaatttttattttttgcttcttGTTATCCGTATAATATAATCACATGATTTCATTTAGACAAATTGGGTGTCCCTTAATAATTTATATGCTCCTATGTCGGTTGCAAAATGTGAATCATGTACCACGCAAAACGACCTGACTTGGTCAGAATTAAAAAAATAGTACAATGATCTCCGAAATAAACATCAGTATAATTA
The DNA window shown above is from Arachis ipaensis cultivar K30076 chromosome B08, Araip1.1, whole genome shotgun sequence and carries:
- the LOC107614492 gene encoding DNA repair protein RAD51 homolog 2 isoform X3 produces the protein MEQLDVGMAEVKSAMAHISEVVCPPCQTALLLMEQRVRDERSAGHLPTRLRGLDEALCGGIPFGVVTELVGPAGIGKTQFCLKLSLLASLPENCGGLDGRVIYIDVESKFSSTRLIQIGIENFPEIFLKKGMAQEMAGRIVILRPTSLSEFTESEHDCGASRQQALGWHVSFIKSLAEFSRIPIVVTNQVRSQIGDEPLTFSFQVRSHSIKKEDRAAYDSHLVAALGINWAHAVTIRLVLEARSGQRFIKLAKSPISPPLAFPFNITSSGLVLLDDDGIEMKGSEINTIHCQGQKALFNSEW
- the LOC107614492 gene encoding DNA repair protein RAD51 homolog 2 isoform X2, whose translation is MEQLDVGMAEVKSAMAHISEVVCPPCQTALLLMEQRVRDERSAGHLPTRLRGLDEALCGGIPFGVVTELVGPAGIGKTQFCLKLSLLASLPENCGGLDGRVIYIDVESKFSSTRLIQIGIENFPEIFLKKGMAQEMAGRIVILRPTSLSEFTESLHHVQVSLLQKQVKLLIIDSMAALVLGEHDCGASRQQALGWHVSFIKSLAEFSRIPIVVTNQVRSQIGDEPLTFSFQVRSHSIKKEDRAAYDSHLVAALGINWAHAVTIRLVLEARSGLVLLDDDGIEMKGSEINTIHCQGQKALFNSEW
- the LOC107614492 gene encoding DNA repair protein RAD51 homolog 2 isoform X1, with product MEQLDVGMAEVKSAMAHISEVVCPPCQTALLLMEQRVRDERSAGHLPTRLRGLDEALCGGIPFGVVTELVGPAGIGKTQFCLKLSLLASLPENCGGLDGRVIYIDVESKFSSTRLIQIGIENFPEIFLKKGMAQEMAGRIVILRPTSLSEFTESLHHVQVSLLQKQVKLLIIDSMAALVLGEHDCGASRQQALGWHVSFIKSLAEFSRIPIVVTNQVRSQIGDEPLTFSFQVRSHSIKKEDRAAYDSHLVAALGINWAHAVTIRLVLEARSGQRFIKLAKSPISPPLAFPFNITSSGLVLLDDDGIEMKGSEINTIHCQGQKALFNSEW